From Trichomycterus rosablanca isolate fTriRos1 chromosome 18, fTriRos1.hap1, whole genome shotgun sequence, the proteins below share one genomic window:
- the fhdc3 gene encoding FH2 domain containing 3: MDAVALLTSSRLPTHLTDPSPCFPRDAISTRPPPPPPPPPPLPPSLPPPPPPPPTRGDEPFSRGAHRRSKMRNFNWDTIPQHNVLGKRNVWTSQRKLEDFQLDTERIEELFSHSERQRLPLKHGTVRKSVWGLQSAIPESEIVSILNSKKSMNIGILLKQFKRPMQDIVDDIRQGNMRFAAGRLRELSRLLPDDMEFKKLSSFKGDVSQLPEADRFFLMLVKIPGYEERLKSLLLREEFIPYVEETKKSISIMTAAANELLACDDLHSIIRLVLKAGNYMNAGGYAGRALGFRMASLLKLVDTKANKPGMNLMHYVAMQAQQIDIDLLNFPEQLQHIGKASRIQKQEVETDFKRELGKIKEAEAYSSKQPDLQQQMEEFLHMATGQLVDIEASLMELESISRSVAEYFCEDPATFMLEECCSIFHSFCEKFEKAVQENREREAVERRRRQQRERETLTRAAKRRSVGTCSRKDLGDDGLESVLTNFLSTRLPRRRQPSSSRVNPAETLNESTQLTQISLSAFDTSVKMDKTDTSMCQADEIQDQDQSCTMTLTVPSNTELNDVSDTEEAPKEQQFALGSPKNTEPSQISNSEALQHDTSAQIVPEIPEKIEVESKSEQREENNPNQKKVVFTAVVQNTPTGPKKAPCIEDITTPRSCKTSRRRSVLIKPDRSACGDYSAERNKQETSRKEPCQLRGASSERLKAPDHVWTSARRGIGEVDLGFQGDFGSPWTVLSPHTSPYTPRRRHSFSSTRDEEPDDGVWALPDTPVHPKAPALHACRTYQHSASTSGFTDAGMTDSLLQEGVLLRSASVSETSTSVPGFRFGGLFPRRARHEAKRHEPSALMSFFQRFGDRGRLASVGDSRRAEYQS; this comes from the exons ATGGACGCCGTTGCTCTTCTCACTTCCTCACGACTACCCACACACCTGACTGATCCGTCTCCATGCTTTCCGAGAGATGCTATATCCACCAGACCACCGCCTCCGCCTCCGCCACCACCTCCTCTTCCACCATCTCTGCCACCCCCTCCGCCTCCTCCCCCAACCCGCGGGGACGAGCCCTTCTCTCGAGGGGCCCACCGGCGCTCCAAGATGCGCAACTTTAACTGGGACACCATCCCACAGCATAATGTGCTGGGAAAACGCAACGTATGGACGTCCCAGAGGAAGCTGGAGGACTTTCAGCTGGACACTGAACGCATCGAGGAGCTGTTCAGCCACAGCGAACGCCAGAGGCTGCCGTTAAAACATGGCACGGTCAGGAAGAGCGTGTGGGGCCTTCAGTCAGCCATTCCTGAGTCGGAGATT GTCTCAATCCTCAACTCAAAGAAAAGTATGAATATTGGGATTCTCCTGAAGCAGTTCAAGAG GCCGATGCAGGACATCGTGGATGATATCAGGCAGGGAAACATGCGCTTTGCAGCCGGCAGACTGAGAGAACTGAGCAGACTGCTTCCTGATGACATGGAG TTTAAGAAGCTGTCGTCGTTTAAAGGTGACGTGTCTCAGCTTCCGGAGGCGGACCGCTTCTTCCTGATGCTGGTTAAAATTCCTGG ATATGAAGAAAGACTGAAGAGCTTACTCCTGAGGGAAGAGTTTATCCCATATGTAGAGGAGACCAAAAAATCCATCTCCATCATGACTGCAGCAGCTAATG AGCTGCTGGCGTGTGATGATCTTCATTCTATTATCCGCCTGGTCCTAAAAGCTGGAAATTACATGAATGCT ggtgGCTACGCTGGCCGAGCCCTCGGTTTCAGGATGGCCTCTCTGCTGAAACTGGTGGACACAAAAGCTAATAAACCGGGCATGAACCTCATGCACTATGTCGCCATG CAAGCGCAGCAGATCGACATCGACCTGCTGAACTTTCCGGAACAACTTCAACACATCGGCAAAGCTTCAAG GATCCAAAAACAAGAGGTGGAGACGGACTTCAAAAGGGAATTGGGAAAAATTAAAGAGGCGGAGGCGTATTCCAGTAAGCAGCCCGATCTTCAGCAACAAATGGAAGAATTTCTGCAT AtggctaccggtcagctggtgGACATCGAGGCCTCTCTGATGGAGCTGGAGTCCATCAGTCGCTCGGTGGCCGAGTACTTCTGTGAGGATCCTGCTACCTTCATGCTGGAGGAATGCTGCTCCATCTTTCACTCCTTTTGTGAGAAGTTTGAAAAAGCTGTACAG GAGAACAGAGAGCGTGAGGCGGTGGAGAGACGCCGGAGGCAGCAGAGGGAGCGAGAGACCCTGACCCGGGCAGCCAAGCGCCGCTCTGTCGGAACGTGCTCCAGGAAGGACCTGGGCGATGACGGCCTCGAGTCCGTCCTGACCAACTTCCTCAGCACGCGTCTTCCTCGCAGGAGACAGCCTTCGTCCAGCCGAGTGAATCCAGCAGAAACGCTGAACGAGAGCACCCAGCTGACCCAGATCTCCCTGAGCGCCTTCGATACCTCTGTTAAAATGGACAAAACCGACACCAGCATGTGTCAGGCCGATGAAATTCAGGATCAGGACCAGAGCTGCACGATGACTCTGACCGTGCCTTCCAATACAGAACTGAACGACGTCTCTGACACTGAAGAAGCACCTAAGGAGCAGCAGTTCGCCCTCGGTAGCCCCAAAAACACCGAACCGAGTCAGATTTCAAACTCTGAAGCACTTCAGCACGACACGAGCGCTCAGATTGTTCCTGAAATTCCTGAGAAAATAGAAGTCGAATCAAAAAGTGAACAACGTGAGGAGAACAACCCAAACCAGAAGAAAGTGGTTTTTACAGCGGTGGTTCAAAATACGCCCACCGGCCCCAAAAAAGCACCGTGCATTGAGGACATAACGACACCCAGGAGCTGCAAAACCAGCCGGCGCAGGAGCGTGCTGATAAAACCTGATCGCTCAGCGTGTGGTGATTATTCTGCAGAGAGAAATAAGCAAGAAACGTCTCGGAAGGAGCCGTGCCAGCTTAGAGGTGCCAGTTCTGAGCGCCTGAAAGCTCCAGACCACGTCTGGACTTCTGCTCGCCGGGGAATAGGAGAGGTTGACTTGGGCTTTCAGGGTGATTTCGGATCACCCTGGACTGTCCTCAGCCCTCACACGTCGCCTTACACGCCGCGCCGCAGACACTCCTTCAGCTCCACCAGGGACGAAGAACCGGACGACGGAGTGTGGGCGTTACCCGACACACCGGTGCATCCGAAGGCTCCGGCCCTGCACGCGTGCCGGACGTACCAGCACAGCGCGTCCACTTCAGGGTTTACCGACGCAGGAATGACGGACTCTCTGTTACAAGAAGGAGTCTTGTTAAGATCCGCCTCGGTGAGCGAAACTTCTACATCAGTGCCCGGGTTCAGATTCGGCGGACTTTTCCCAAGACGCGCCAGACACGAGGCGAAAAGACACGAGCCGTCTGCGCTGATGAGCTTCTTCCAGCGGTTTGGCGACAGAGGAAGGCTTGCTTCAGTAGGGGACTCGCGCAGAGCTGAATATCAGTCCTGA